The Caulifigura coniformis genome includes a region encoding these proteins:
- a CDS encoding tetratricopeptide repeat protein, with amino-acid sequence MKSEERHQLAQNDLQVGINRWLDRIEPYSNHILGGAVVATIVAVALILWFRSSSATSEAGWSQIASARSVDALLQVAEENPGTAAANWARLQAARQAYSTGIETALTDRKSSDESLKQAKDLYDELLKARTTPELREEALKGMGLTLEATSGGDVAEAIKAYELLIKEFPQSTFRDYAAHRVEELKNPQAGEFYAWFRKQNPKPAERPLPNDGKPATDSSLSVPALPELDLKADTTAAPKADNAAPALPAVPPTDGKAPPAAPPATPPAPATESTPAATPMPMPEAPKATPPMPMPEAPAPTAPMPEPPATPAPEAAKPADPGLPALPTNPVEPPK; translated from the coding sequence ATGAAGAGCGAAGAACGCCATCAGCTGGCCCAGAATGACCTGCAGGTCGGAATCAACCGCTGGCTCGACAGGATCGAGCCCTACAGCAACCACATCCTCGGCGGCGCAGTGGTCGCCACGATTGTGGCCGTCGCGCTGATCCTGTGGTTCCGGTCCAGTTCCGCCACCTCGGAAGCCGGCTGGAGCCAGATCGCATCCGCCCGCTCGGTCGACGCACTTCTCCAGGTCGCCGAAGAGAACCCAGGCACGGCCGCCGCCAACTGGGCCCGCCTCCAGGCCGCCCGGCAGGCTTACTCCACCGGCATTGAAACAGCCCTCACCGATCGCAAGTCGAGCGACGAAAGCCTCAAACAGGCCAAAGATCTCTACGACGAACTCCTGAAGGCCCGTACCACCCCGGAACTTCGTGAAGAAGCTCTCAAGGGCATGGGCCTTACCCTCGAAGCAACCTCGGGCGGCGATGTCGCCGAAGCGATCAAGGCGTATGAGTTGTTGATCAAGGAATTCCCGCAGTCGACGTTCCGCGACTACGCGGCCCATCGCGTCGAAGAGCTCAAGAATCCCCAGGCCGGCGAGTTCTACGCCTGGTTCCGAAAGCAGAATCCCAAGCCTGCCGAGCGGCCTCTGCCCAACGACGGCAAGCCGGCTACGGACAGCAGCCTGAGCGTCCCTGCCCTGCCGGAACTCGACCTCAAGGCCGACACGACCGCAGCCCCGAAGGCCGATAACGCCGCCCCCGCGCTCCCGGCTGTTCCCCCGACTGACGGAAAGGCGCCCCCCGCGGCGCCTCCGGCAACCCCGCCCGCGCCCGCCACGGAATCGACGCCGGCTGCGACGCCCATGCCGATGCCCGAAGCGCCGAAGGCCACACCTCCAATGCCGATGCCGGAAGCCCCCGCGCCGACGGCTCCGATGCCCGAGCCGCCCGCCACGCCCGCTCCCGAAGCGGCCAAGCCGGCCGATCCCGGCCTTCCGGCGTTGCCGACCAATCCGGTCGAGCCCCCCAAGTAA
- the murJ gene encoding murein biosynthesis integral membrane protein MurJ, with product MALAVRDRLARLLQSRTLRTLVVVGVLGVVCKGAALGRELVVAAHFGASDALDAFLVAVILPTILNNVVGNVLAISLLPQLLRVRHDEGPAAEVAAQQRAVFWSIVLLTCAGVGFALSGPMVLPLLSPGFSASSRALVVKLLWLSTPFGVISGTTRIYAVLAESEGRFAATSISPLLTAIVSVLLLVGCGASPEVLVAGLTLGGCAELALNVAAVNRTRYGVIPRPGRPGRFESTLVAVAWPLSLGAFLQGLTVTVDQSMASLAGPGAVSELSYGLRFIAVAIGLIGMPLLQYAFPQFAKLAAARQFGELRVQFRKYTLLALAVSVPPMIVLSGASHWVVETTFQRGRFSAETADRVALIQSLSALQLPFVIVAMLGLRAVFALKLRHVMLCQGGAMVLANLWLDWVLLKWLGVPGIALATSILQLGSCLFMLVVVEGAIRRGIREEQGMVGTAETRRAA from the coding sequence ATGGCGCTCGCGGTGCGCGATCGACTGGCCCGACTTCTTCAATCCAGGACGCTGCGGACGCTTGTCGTCGTGGGCGTTCTCGGGGTTGTCTGCAAAGGGGCGGCGCTGGGGCGCGAGCTGGTTGTCGCGGCCCACTTCGGAGCCAGCGATGCGCTCGATGCGTTCCTGGTTGCGGTGATCCTGCCGACGATCCTCAACAATGTCGTCGGGAACGTGCTGGCAATTTCGCTGCTCCCACAACTTCTGCGGGTCCGTCATGACGAGGGCCCCGCGGCCGAAGTGGCCGCCCAGCAGCGGGCTGTGTTCTGGTCGATCGTGCTGCTGACGTGCGCGGGCGTGGGATTCGCGTTGTCGGGACCGATGGTGCTTCCGTTGCTTTCCCCCGGGTTTTCCGCATCGTCGCGGGCGCTGGTCGTCAAGCTGTTGTGGCTGTCGACGCCATTCGGAGTGATTTCGGGGACGACCCGGATCTATGCCGTCCTGGCGGAATCGGAAGGACGATTTGCCGCCACGTCGATCAGTCCGCTCCTGACCGCGATCGTGTCGGTGCTGCTCCTGGTGGGCTGCGGAGCGTCGCCGGAAGTGCTGGTGGCCGGGCTGACGCTGGGGGGCTGCGCGGAACTCGCATTGAATGTCGCCGCCGTGAACCGAACGCGGTATGGCGTGATTCCCCGGCCGGGCCGCCCCGGTCGATTTGAGTCGACGCTCGTTGCGGTGGCGTGGCCGCTGTCGCTGGGGGCGTTCCTGCAGGGACTGACGGTGACGGTCGACCAATCGATGGCCTCGCTGGCGGGACCGGGGGCGGTTTCCGAACTGTCGTACGGCCTCAGGTTCATCGCGGTGGCGATCGGCCTGATCGGCATGCCGCTGCTGCAGTATGCGTTTCCGCAGTTCGCGAAACTGGCGGCCGCCCGTCAGTTCGGTGAATTGCGGGTTCAGTTCCGGAAATACACGCTGCTGGCGCTCGCTGTCAGCGTGCCGCCAATGATCGTGCTGTCAGGGGCTTCGCATTGGGTCGTCGAGACGACGTTTCAGCGAGGTCGATTCTCGGCCGAGACGGCCGATCGCGTCGCGCTGATCCAGTCGCTTTCGGCACTTCAGCTGCCGTTCGTGATCGTGGCGATGCTTGGGCTGCGGGCGGTGTTCGCGCTGAAGCTGAGACACGTGATGCTGTGCCAGGGCGGGGCGATGGTGCTGGCGAACCTGTGGCTCGACTGGGTGCTGCTCAAGTGGCTGGGTGTTCCGGGGATCGCGCTGGCGACTTCGATCCTCCAGCTTGGCAGTTGCCTGTTCATGCTGGTGGTCGTCGAAGGGGCGATCCGGCGTGGAATCCGGGAGGAG
- a CDS encoding RluA family pseudouridine synthase, whose protein sequence is MEELNTPPDLDAGPIELTVEARAHGWRLDHYLSRLYPNFSRALFQKAITDGSVLVNGLAVKPSRRLRINDRLNVQLPKQPDSHLAPEDLPLTILYEDEYLAVLNKPADMVTHPGKATYRGTLAAALQHHFDQLSDMAGSLRPGIVHRLDRDTTGVIIVAKDNQIHHRLSRQFERREVQKEYRAIVRGEVKQETGLITTWMKVHPKAREKMIVCEPEEKAREAVTTFNVIERFHGFTLMQLLPKTGRTHQLRVHMKHIKHPILADRLYGGAEKFLLGEVTDEGSALAMPLISRQALHAFRLTIRHPVTEKMMTFEAPLPEDMEFTLAALRRHRGISTISAD, encoded by the coding sequence GTGGAAGAACTGAACACGCCGCCTGACCTCGACGCCGGTCCCATCGAACTGACCGTCGAGGCCCGTGCGCACGGCTGGCGCCTCGACCACTACCTCTCGCGGCTCTACCCGAACTTCAGCCGCGCCCTCTTTCAGAAAGCCATCACCGACGGCTCCGTGCTCGTCAACGGCCTCGCTGTCAAACCCTCACGCCGCCTCAGGATCAACGACCGCCTGAACGTCCAGCTCCCGAAACAGCCGGACAGCCACCTGGCGCCCGAAGACCTGCCGCTCACCATCCTGTATGAGGATGAGTACCTGGCCGTCCTCAACAAGCCGGCCGATATGGTCACGCATCCCGGCAAGGCCACCTACCGGGGCACGCTGGCCGCGGCTCTGCAGCACCACTTCGACCAGCTCAGTGACATGGCGGGCTCGCTTCGGCCCGGCATCGTGCACCGGCTCGATCGCGATACGACCGGCGTCATCATCGTCGCCAAGGACAACCAGATTCATCACCGGCTCAGCCGGCAGTTCGAGCGTCGTGAAGTCCAGAAGGAGTATCGGGCGATCGTTCGCGGCGAGGTGAAGCAGGAGACGGGGCTCATCACGACGTGGATGAAAGTGCACCCGAAGGCCCGCGAGAAGATGATCGTCTGCGAGCCCGAGGAAAAAGCCCGCGAGGCTGTCACCACGTTCAACGTGATCGAACGGTTCCACGGCTTCACGCTGATGCAGCTCCTGCCGAAAACAGGCCGCACGCATCAGCTCCGGGTGCACATGAAACACATCAAGCATCCGATCCTCGCAGACCGGCTGTACGGCGGAGCGGAGAAATTCCTGCTCGGCGAAGTGACGGACGAAGGCAGCGCGTTGGCGATGCCGCTGATCTCGCGGCAGGCGCTGCATGCCTTCCGGCTGACGATCCGTCATCCCGTGACGGAAAAAATGATGACCTTTGAAGCCCCGCTCCCCGAGGACATGGAATTCACGCTCGCGGCCTTGCGGCGGCACCGGGGAATCTCAACGATTTCCGCAGATTGA
- a CDS encoding fumarylacetoacetate hydrolase family protein, with protein sequence MKLAKVKLADGSRRGAMVQGDSVVLLDFNQLENVRTLADVLHSKDPAGLCKFLVETSSEPLPLDQVTFLAPIDRQEVWAAGVTYKRSQIARMEESESGASHYDKVYSAARPELFFKGTASRVSGPGEPVRVRKDSNWSVPEPEFTLVLNPAMQIVGYTIGNDMSARDIEGENPLYLPQAKVYRQCCGLGPVVLLATQPLDLAATTINVKIARGDREVFRGETSLAQLNRKLPELAEWLGKENEFPTGAFLLTGTGIIPPDDFTLENGDSVAIEIAGIGTLVNPVVKD encoded by the coding sequence ATGAAACTGGCGAAGGTCAAGCTGGCGGACGGTTCCCGCAGAGGCGCGATGGTTCAGGGCGACTCCGTCGTGCTGCTCGATTTCAATCAGCTGGAGAATGTCCGGACGCTGGCGGATGTTCTCCACTCCAAGGACCCGGCAGGACTCTGCAAATTCCTGGTTGAGACGTCCTCCGAACCTCTCCCCCTCGACCAGGTGACATTCCTCGCGCCGATCGACCGCCAGGAAGTCTGGGCGGCCGGCGTGACCTACAAGCGCAGCCAGATCGCACGGATGGAGGAGTCGGAATCCGGAGCCTCCCACTACGACAAGGTCTACTCCGCGGCTCGCCCCGAGCTGTTCTTCAAGGGAACGGCCAGCCGCGTCTCGGGGCCCGGTGAACCGGTCCGGGTTCGCAAGGACAGCAACTGGTCGGTGCCCGAGCCGGAGTTCACGCTGGTCCTGAATCCCGCCATGCAGATCGTGGGCTACACGATCGGCAACGACATGTCCGCCCGCGACATCGAAGGCGAGAACCCGCTCTACCTGCCGCAGGCCAAGGTCTATCGGCAGTGCTGCGGGCTGGGCCCGGTTGTCTTGCTGGCAACGCAACCGCTCGACCTCGCGGCGACGACGATCAACGTCAAGATCGCCCGCGGTGACCGTGAAGTGTTTCGCGGCGAGACCTCGCTCGCGCAGCTCAATCGTAAGCTCCCCGAACTTGCCGAATGGCTCGGCAAAGAAAACGAGTTCCCGACCGGGGCTTTCCTGCTGACGGGAACAGGCATCATCCCGCCAGACGACTTCACTCTCGAGAATGGAGACAGCGTCGCGATCGAGATCGCCGGCATCGGAACGCTCGTGAATCCGGTCGTCAAAGACTGA